In the genome of Devosia rhizoryzae, the window CTAGCCTCCCCCTGAAGAATGGGGAGGAACTCGATGCAGTCTAGCCGCAGTCCGCTCTTCCCCCGTCTTCCGGGGGAGGCTGGGTGGGGGTTACTTCCCCCGTCCTGTGCGCAGATAGTCGAGCACCATCTGCACCGCATGAGCCTCGCGCTCCTGCACCATGCCGACGCTGGTGAGGTCGCGCTCAAAGATCACCGACAGTGTCGCCGTGTTGCTGACGTAGAAAAATCCGAGCGCCGCAACGGAAATGTAAAGCTGCACCGGATCGACATCGCGGCGAAAAATGCCGGCTTCTGCTCCGCGTTCGATGATCGCCGCGATTTGCCCAACCAATGGCGAATGCAGCGCCTTGATGTCCGGCAGAGTCTTCAAAAATCTGGCGTTCTCGATGTTTTCTGTGCCCAAGAGCCGCGGAAACCAGGGATTGGCCAGAAAATGCCGGAAGGTGAAACGCACCAGCCGGTCCATCGCCTGTACCGGATCATATTGGTCCAGCGACAACGCCCGTTCGCCGCGCCTGATCTCCTGATAAGCATCGAGCAGAACTGCCCGGTAGAGATCCTCCTTGTTGCCGAAATAGTGGTACAGCAGGCGCTTGTTGGCCCCTGCCCGCTCGGCAATGGCATCGACACGGGCCCCCTCAAATCCTCGATCAGCGAATTCCACGCGCGCAGCGGCAAGGATCGACGCGCTGGTCTTGGCCGAATTGCGGGCTCGCTTGGGCGCTTCAGTTTGTGGCAGCGCCACGGCGAGCGCCGGGGGCGATGGATCGGACACGTTGAGAAAACCGCGAGGCTGGAGGTGGCGAGATGATGCTGCAGATAACAACAACAAGCCAGCCCGTAAAGAAGGGCCCGATTGCGCCTCTGTGAGGCAAGCCACAAGTAACTGCCCAGTGGCGCCGCCGGTGGACCAATCCGCTCCATCGCCCGCTTGACGCACGCCATCCGCCTCGGCTAGCAAGTAACCAGACAGTTACACTGGGAGGTTGGATTGGCAGAGCAGCGCATCGGCATCATCATGCACGGCGTCACTGGTCGCATGGGCTATAACCAGCACCTGGTGCGCTCCATTCTCGCCATCCGGGACCAAGGCGGCATCGCGCTAACGAACGGCGACCGCCTCCAGGTCGACCCGATCATTGTGGGCCGCGACCGCGACAAAATCTCGGCGCTCGCCCAGAAACACAACATCACCCGCTGGGGCACTGATCTTGATGCAGCGCTCGCCAATCCCCAAGACACGATCTTTTTTGATGCCGGGACGACGCTGATGCGGGCAAGCCTTCTCGAAAAGGCGCTGGCCGCCGGCAAGAACGTTTACTGCGAAAAACCGACCTCGGACGATCTCGAAGTCGCTGTCAACCTCGCCAAAACTGCCCGCGCCTCGGGCCTCAAGCACGGCGTGGTGCAGGACAAGCTGTTCCTGCCGGGGCTCATGAAGATCAAGATGCTCAAGGAGTCGGGCTTTTTCGGCGACCTCCTCTCGGTGCGTGGCGAGTTCGGCTATTGGGTGTTCGAAGGGGACTGGCAGAAAGCCCAGCGGCCCTCATGGAACTACCGCAAGGCAGATGGCGGCGGCATCATCCTCGATATGCTCTGCCACTGGCGCTATGTGCTGGACAATCTCTTCGGTGAAGTGAAGGCTGTCTCATGTCTGGGCGCCACCCACATTCCGGAACGCGTCGACGAAAAGGGCAATCGCTTCAAGGCCGACACCGATGATGCGGCCTATGCTACTTTCGAGCTCGAAGGCGGTGTGGTCGCGCAGATCAATTCGAGCTGGACCACGCGCGTCCGTCGCGACGATCTTGTCACCTTCCATGTCGATGGCACCCATGGCTCGGCTGTCGCCGGGCTGCACAAGTGCTGGACGCAGCACCGCGTCAATACGCCCAAGCCGGTGTGGAACCCCGATCAGCCGCAGACCATGAACTTCTTCAACGATTGGGAAGAGGTCCCTGACAATTGGCCCGCCGACAACGGCTTCAAGGTGCAGTGGGAGATGTTTCTCCGCCACGTCACCGAAGACGCGCCGTGGGAATACGGCCTCGAGGCGGGCGCCAAGGGCGTGCAACTCGCTGAACTCGGGTTGCAAAGCTGGGCAGAGCGGCGCTGGCTCGATGTGCCGAAGCTCCAATTCTGAGGCGGCTCGATGACCACCATCAACCTGCCCAATCCCGACCGCTCGATCACTCCCTACACAATCACCAGCGACCCGATCCCCTTCGTCAAATTCATGGCTGCCGACTTTCCGCGCACTGCGTTCGCCGCCGCCCATGTTGTTGCCGATCCGCTGGCCAACAACGATCCGTGGCTCACTCCCGCCATCGATTGGGACACGACGCTTCAGTTTCGTCATCGCCTCTGGGACCTTGGCCTCGGCGTTGCCGAAGCGATGGATACGGCCCAGCGCGGTATGGGGCTCGGCTGGAGTGAGGCGCAAGAACTGATCCGCCGGTCGCAGTCCGAGGCGCGGACACGCGGTGACGCGCTGATCGCCTATGGTGCCGGAACCGATCACCTCCCGCCATCTCCGGACGTCAAGATCGATGACATTATCCAGGCCTATGAGGAACAGGTGAGCTTTGTGGAGGCGCAGGGCGGAAGGGTAATCCTGATGGCCTCACGCGCGCTGGCCTTTGCCGCGAACTCGCCCGACGATTACGCCCGCGTCTATGGCCACATTCTTCGTCAGGTGCGGCAGCCGGTAATCATGCATTGGCTGGGCGAGATGTTTGATCCCGCGCTCGCGGGCTATTGGGGCAAGGGCACGCATGAAGAGGCCATGGACGTCTGCCTCGACGTCATTGCCGCCAATGCCAACAAGGTCGACGGCATCAAGATTTCACTGTTATCGGCGGAAAAAGAAATCGCCATGCGCCGCCGCCTGCCGGCCAGTGTCAAAATGTATACCGGCGACGACTTCAATTATGCCGAGCTGATCGCCGGGGACAAGGAGGGTTACTCCCACGCCCTCCTCGGCATTTTCGATGCCATCGCGCCGGCAGCGTCAGCAGGGCTTGCTGCTCTTGGGCGCGGCAACACACAAGAATTCTTCGACATGCTCGAACCCACCGTGCCGCTTAGCCGTCACATCTTTGCGGCGCCGACCCGGTTCTACAAAACTGGGGTCGTGTTCCTCGCCTATCTTAATGGGCTGCAAGATCATTTTCAGATGATCGGTGGTCAGCAATCCACACGGTCGGTGCAGCACTTGGCCGACCTGTTCCGCCTTGCCGACAAGGCGCGGGTGCTGGCTGATCCTGATCTGGCGGCAGACCGTATGCGCGCCGTGCTGCAGGTAAACGGGGTTCCAGCATGAGCGAACGCGCTATTTCCCTCAACCTTGCCACCACGCGCCAGGTCTGGGGTTTCGCCGAGGCCGTGGACGGGTGTCTGCGGGCCGGCATCACTGCGATTTCGCCCTGGCGTGACCAGATTGCCGCGATCGGTCTTGATGAAGCGGTCCGGATTGTTCGCGAAAACAAATTGCAGGTTACCGGCGTCTGCCGAGGCGGCATGTTCCCCGCCGAGACCGGGGAGGGCCGGCAAAAGCAGATCGACGACAATCTTCGCGCCATCGACGAAGCCGCGGCTCTGAATGCAGATTGCTTGGTGCTTGTGGTCGGGGGCCTGCCGGGCTCGTCAAGGGACCTGCCCGGCGCGCGGCAGATGGTTGCGGATGGCATTGCCGCCATGCTGCCCCACGCTCAAGCTTCAGGAGTGCGCCTTGCCATCGAGCCGCTCCACCCCATGTATGCGGCTGACCGCGCTTGCGTGAACACCATCGATCAGGCGCTCGACCTTTGCGAGCAACTCGGCGAAACGGTCGGCGTTGCCATCGACGTCTATCATGTCTGGTGGGACCCCAAGCTGGCCCAGGCCATCGCGCGGGCCGGTCGCATGAAGCGCATCTTTGCCCATCACATCTGCGACTGGCTGGTGCCGACCAAAGACATGCTGCTCGATCGCGGCATGATGGGAGACGGGGTCATCGACCTGCCCGCCATTCGAAAGATGATTGAAGATGCGGGGTTTTATGGTCCGCAGGAAGTCGAGATCTTTTCCCAAGACAACTGGTGGAAGCGGCCGGGCGACGAAGTGCTGCAGGTGATCAAGGAGCGGGTGGCGACGGCTTGCTGAGATCACTACCGGCGCGCAAAAAAGCCCCGGATTCGCATCCGGGGCTTTTTCATTCTACAGGCCGCTTAGCTGCGGGTGTAGTCGATGCTGTTGCAGAGGATGCCCTGGCAGCCGGTGATCTTGAGGGTGTCCGGACCGGTCAGCTCAACGATGGCCTTGGCGTTGCCGCCATTGAGGGCAATGTTGCCTTCCCACTTATTGGTGCCGGTTGGCGTCCCCTGGACAACCTGCTGGTTGACGAAGGCCAGGTTTTCTTCCGTGCGCGAGTCACCCTGAATGTCGTTCAGCGTGCCGCAAAGGTTGGTGTTGCCTTCGCCGCAAAGCGAGAAGGTGAAGCTGGTGCCCCAGCGATCAACCCAGGTACCTTCGGGGGAGGCAGCATCCTGAGCGAAGGTCGGAACGGCGAACAGAGCTGCAAGCGAGGCAGCGGCAAAGATGGTCTTGATCATGGCGGTTCTCTGATTTGGCGGCACATGGAATCCCAAGCGCCGGATTTCGTTAGCCCTGCCGACCAAACGCCCGGATGGGGCGAGGGTTGCGCGGGTTACCGCGTAAACGTTGCGGCCAGCTCGATGTGGGTCGACCACGCGAACTGATCCACCGCAATTAAGCTCTCCAGCCTGAACCCGGCCTGAACGAGAATGAGGGCGTCGCGCGCAAAGGTTTTCGGGTCGCAGGCGACATAGACAACCCGCTTGACCTTGGAGAGCGCAATCTCCCGCACCTGCGCCTCGGCGCCGGCGCGCGGTGGGTCGAGAACCACGGCGTCGAAGCCGAGTTCGAAGCGCGTGAGCGGGTCGCGGAAGAGGTCGCGCGGTTTGGCGGTAATGGCCTTGAGCCCCTTGGCGAAGCGGGTAGCCTTGGCCAGTGCTGCGGTTGCTGCCTTGTCGCTGTCGGCGGCATGGACCTGCGCCTTTTCAGCCAGGCGCAGCGCGAAGGGTCCGATACCACAGAACAGATCGGCTACGGTTTTGCTTTTGCCGACGGCCGAGGTGACGTAGTCGGCAAGCACCTGCTCTGCTTCCGCCGTCGCCTGGAGGAAACTGCCGATCGGCAGGTCGACTTCGGCCTTTCCCATGCTCACGGTGGGCTGCTGGCGCTGCGCGATCATCTCGCCATCGAGCGCCAGCCGGGCGAGGCCCAACTGATTAACCAGCGATACCAGCTTTTCGACGCGAGTGCCTTTGGGTGCCTTGCGGATGGCGACGTCGACGCCGGCATTGGTGGCGGTCAAGCTGATGTCGCATTCGCCCACGGCGGCACCAAGCGCGCGGGCAATATCAGGCGCGCGGCTCTGTAGGGCAGGGACGAGGATCGGGCAGGCCTCGATATTCAAAACATCATGGCTGCGGATGCGCATATAGCCGGCGGCATCTTTCCGGGCATGCAGCGTTGCGCGGCGGCGGCCTGCGCCATGGGCAAGAACGAAGCGCTCGACCTTGGCGTCGAGCCCGGCATAGCGGAGCGGGGTCCCGACCAGTTCGGTCTTGAAGGCGATGTAGGCGTCTGCGCCCAGATGCTGCAACTGGCAGCCACCGCATGTGCCGAAATAGGGGCAAAAGGGCTCGATGCGATCGGGGGAGGGGGTCAGCACCTCGAGCAGCGTGCCGCGCTCGCCTTCGGCTTCGATCAAAACGGTTTCGTTCGGAAGCGCGAAAGGCACGAAGACGCGAACGCCATCGAGCGTGGCGATGCCTTCGCCCTTTTGGCCAAGAGCTTCGATCGTGGTGGTCAATGGCATTCGGTGCTCTCGGATAACACAAGGGCCCGACCATTGCTGATCGGGCCCTTGGGCTTGCTGCTTATTGGAAGGCCACCCGCCATTCAAGCATAGCTTTCATGGCTTTGCCCGCCAAAACAGGCCCACTGGGCCTGTTTTGCCTGCGGCCGCGTTCAAACCTGCTGGACCGCTTCCACGCCCGGCACGAAGTGGCGGAGAAGGTTTTCGATACCGTTCTTGAGCGTTGCAGTCGAGGATGGGCAGCCGGAGCAGGCGCCCTGCATGTGAAGGAAGACGGTACCTTCCTTGAAACCCTTGAAGATAATGTCGCCGCCGTCCATGGCAACCGCCGGACGGACCCGGGTCGCCAGCAATTCCTTGATGACTTCAACCATTTCCTTGTCGTCGTCTTCAAAGAACTCATCGACTTCGCTGAAGTCGACTAGCGGCGCGCTGTCGTCGAGGACGACGGGCTTGCCGGAGAGGAAATGGTCCATGATGACGCCGAGAATCGCCGGCTTGATATGGGCCCAGTTGGTCTCGTCCTTGGTCACCGAAATGAAGTCGGAGCCGAGGAAAACGCCTTCGACGCCGGAGATGGCGAAGAGGCCCATGGCAAGAGGCGAGGTGGCGGCGGCTTCGGGGGTGCGGAAGTCACGCGGCTCGCCCGGCAGTACGTCGCGGCCTGGCAAAAATTTCAGCGTTGCCGGGTTCGGCGTGGCTTCGGTCTGAATGAACATGGGACTTTCCGCGTTAGAATGCTTCTAAAATAGAGTTTTGCACTCAAGATGCAAGGGGCGGTTTGCATGGTAGCCGAGCAAAAACAGCGACCGCAGTAGCCCTCATCCTGAGGTGCGGAGCGTCAGCGCAGCCTCGAAGGACGTGGGCGTGGCACCCAAGCCGCCACTCGCTCAACCTCGTGGTTCGAGGCTACGCTGACGCTTCGCACCTCACCATGAGGGTTCTGGTGCAGTCAGGTTGCAGTCAGCAGATAGCGATGACGTCCTCGTCCGACATGTGCCCGGGCACGATGGTGAGCGGGATCGGAAGCACATTGGCGCGGGCGGCGAAGTGGGTGACCATGGGTCCCGGACCATCGGGCGACTTGGACGCGGCGAGGACGAGAATGGCGATGTCGTTGTCGCGGGCGATCACCGCTTCGATCTCTTCCGGGCCATTGCCCTCGCGCACCACGGTTTCGGTGCGGATGCCGCCGATATCGCGCATGCGGGCGAGCCGGGCATCGAGATTGCGTTCGGCTTCCTCGACCGCTTCGGCGCGCAAAACGTCTTCGACGCCCAAGCCGATAAATTCAGGCGCAGGGATCACGGTCATCAGAACGACGGTGCCCCCGGTGCGCTTGGTGCGGTAGGCGGCAAAGGTCAGGGCGCGGTCGCATTCCTCGGTCTCGTCGATGAGGACGAGGAACTTGCGGCGATATTCGGCTTCGGACACCATCGACATCTCCTAGCGCACGAAGCCGACGATGTTGCGCACGTCGGCCATGATCGGCTGGGCGATGGCGCGGGCGCGATCGGCACCATCGCGCAGGATACGGTCCATTTCGCCGCGATCGGCGACGAGCCGCTTCATTTCATCGGCAATGGGCGAAAGCGAAGCGACGGCAAGATCGGCCAAAGCCGGCTTGAACTTGCCCCAGCCTTGCCCTCCAAATTCGGCCAGCACCTGGTCGACATTCTGGTTCGACAAGGCCGCATAGATGCCGACGAGGTTTTCCGCTTCCGGACGGTTTTCGAGGCCAGCGGCTTCGGAGGGCAGGGGCTCGGCATCGGAGGTGGCGCGCTTGATCTTTTTTGCGATGGCGTCGGCATCGTCCATCATGAAGATCGTGGCAAGGTCCGAGCTTTCCGACTTGCTCATTTTCTTCCCGCCGTCCTTGAGCGACTTGACACGCATGGCGGGACCGGTGGCCAGCGTTTCGGTGATGGGGAAGAACTCGTCTTCGCCGCTCAGCGCCTTGATCTGCTTTTTGAAGTCGTGATTGAATTTCTTGGCGATGTCGCGCGTCAGCTCGAGATGCTGGCGCTGGTCTTCGCCCACCGGCACGGCCGTGGCCTTGTACAGCAGGATGTCGGCGGCCATCAGCGAGGGGTAAGCAAAGAGGCCCAGCGACACCTGTTCGCTGTTTTCGCCGGCCTTGTCCTTGAACTGGGTCATGCGCGCCATCCAGCCCATGCGGGCGACGCAGTTGAAAATCCAGCTCAGCTCGGCGTGTTCGACCACCTGGCTCTGGTTGAAGATGATGGATTTTTTCGGATCGACGCCCGCGGCAATGTAAGCGGCGGCGATCTCGTAGGTCCAGCGCTTCAGATCTTCCGGATCCTGCCAGACGGTGATCGCATGCATGTCGACCACGCAATAGATGGTCTCATGCGTGTCCTGTAGCGGCACGAAGCGGCGAATGGCGCCGAGGTAATTGCCCAGGTGCAGATCGCCCGAAGGCTTGATGCCGGAAAAGACGCGGGGTGTGAAAGTCATGAGAAACCCGAAGTGTTAGTGTGGGACATCTATCTCTGATCACACGCGATGTCATCCCGGCCTTGAGCCGGGATCCATCCTGAGATCTCAAGATGGGCCCCGGCTCAAGGCCGGGGTGACACCCGGTGGGTGGGTAAATTGGGTGCCTACTTTGACCGCAGCAGCCTGCGGAACAGCATGCCGAGGCGTTGGGTGCCGGAGATGTGGGCGAGGGTGAAATAGGTGACGAAGCCAAAGAGCATGATCACGGAAAGGACGCCGAGCTGCTGCCAGAGCGGCACGCCCGCGACGAGGTAGTGGGCGCCGCGATCGGCAAGGATCCAGAGCGCGAAGCCCATGATCAGGCTGATGAGGACGATGGCGAGTTGCGCGAGCCACTGATGCCGCGTGAGGCGGAAATGCCCGCGCAGAGCCAGGGTAATGGCCAGCAGGGCGACGTTGACCCAGGCTGAGGCAGCGGTCGCAATGGCAATGCCGACATGGATCAGGGTGGGGAACAGCCAGACGGAAATGGCGATGTTGACCACGACGCTGACGCCGGCAAAAAGCGTCGGCGTAATCGTGTCTTCGCGGGCGAAAAAGCCTGGTTGCAGAACGCGGATCAGCACATAGGCGGGGAGGCCGGTGGAGAAGGCGACCAGCGCCTGCGCCGTTTGTACCGTGGCGATGGCGTCGAACTGGCCGCGTTCGAAGAGGACGCGGACGATGGGTTCGGCCAGGGCGATCAGGGCGACGGCCGCCGGCATGGTGAGGAGCATGGAGACGAAGAGGGACTGGTCCTGCGAGGCGCGGGCCTCGGCTTCGCGGCCGCCCTTGAGATGGCGGCTGAGTTCGGGGAGCAGGACGGTGCCGATGGCGATGCCGATAATGCCCAGCGGCAGCTGATAGAGACGATCCGCATACGACAGTACGGAGATAGCGTTATCGGCGCCAGAGGCGATGATTGTGCCAACGAAAATGTTGATCTGTGTGATGCCGCCGGCAAGGATTGCCGGAATGGCAAGAACCCAGAAGCGGCGCACTTCGGGATCGAAACGCGGCAGCTGAAAGCGTGGGCGGAACCCGGCGCGATCGATTGCCGACCAGACCAGCCAGAGCTGGGCGACGCCACCGGCCATGGTGGCGATCGCCACCCAGATCGTCGCGTCGGCTGGGCTCATGATCCAGAAGGTGGCGAGCGGGATCATGACCGCGATGTTGACGATGTTGAGCAGCACCGGCGCGAAGGCAGCGGCAAAGAAGCGCCCGAGCGTGTTGAGGATCGCGCCATAAGCCGCCATCAGCGACATGCAGGCGAGATAGGGGAACATGATCCGCGTCAGCAGCACGGTGAGGTCGAACTTTTGCTGATCGTCGACGAAGCCGGGGACGAAGGCCACCATGATCTGCGGCATGAAAATTTCGACGACGATGGTGACGACGATCAGCATGGCGACGAGCCAGCTCATGACGCGGGCGGCAAGGAGCTTCGCCCCGTCCTCGCCCTGTTGCTCCAACGCACCGGAGAACATCGGCACGAAAGCGGTGTTGAAGGCGCCTTCTGCGAAAAGGCGGCGGAAGAGGTTGGGGAAACGGAAAGCGGCAAAAAAGGCGTCGGCGGCAGGGCCGGTGCCGAGCACGGCCGCCATCAGGGCGTCACGGGCAAAGCCGGCGACTCGGGAAACCAGGGTTAGGGAGCCGACGGAGAGGAAGTTGCGGAAGAGGCTCAAGGAAAGACCCCCACCCAACCTCCCCCGTCAGGCGGGGGAGGAGCGGGCCGGTGGTTGCTCGAAGCAATAGCCCAAAGCGAGATGCGGCTCCTCCCCCGACTAACGGGGGAGGTGGGGTAGGGGCTTTCACCCATTCGCCACCCGCTTCTCCTCGACCGGCCTGCGCTCGAAAACCCCCATCAGCGCGTCGTGAATTTTGCGTTGACGCTGTTTCACGTGAATCTTCTGGCCGGTGAGGTCGGTGACGTAGAAAACGTCGACGGCCTTTTCGCCATAGGTGCCGATATGGGCGGAGCCAATGGTGAGGCTGAGGTCTGAGATTTCGCGGGTGAGGGCGTAGAGAAGGCCGATACGGTCGAGGCCCGAGACCTCGATGACGGTGAACTTTTCCGAGATGGCGTTGGACACCGAGACCTGCGCCGGCAGGGCGAAGGGTTTCAGGCGGCGGTTGTGGCGCGATTCCTTGCCAAGGTCGATCAGCACGGAGCGCTTGCCTTGCAGCAATTGCTTGACCGTATCGATGATGCGGGTGGCGCGGACCTTTTCGTCTTCATCGGAGGTGAAGGAGCGACGGAGGCGGAAAGTGTCGATGGCGTAGCCGTCGCGGGTCGAAAAGATCTGCGCGCCGATGATGGAAGCATCCTGCATGGTGCAGGCGCCAGCAATCAGCGACAGGAGCCGCGGGTGGTCGGGGACGTAGAAGCTGACCTCGGTAATGCCCTCGAAGGCCTTGACGCGGATAGAGCCGGCAAAGGCCTGCGCCGTCGAGTCCGCCTGGCGGATCAGGCGCGCATGCTCGGTTTGCAGTTCCGGTTCGGCGCGCAGCCAATAATGGTCGTAGTGGCGGGCGATATAGGTCTCGATGGCGTCCGGCGCCCAGGTGGTGAGCGTGGCGGCGAGCGCCCGGCGTGCCTGCTCCACGCGATCGGACTGGCTGACCTGCGAGTGGCCGCCGGAGAGCAATGGCTCGGTGGCGTAGTAGAGGGCGCGCAGCAGTGAGCCCTTCCAGCCGGTCCAGACGCCGGGACCGACGGCGCGAATATCGCAGGCGGTGAGGATCATCAGCAGCGCCAGGCGTTGCGGCGATTGCACCACATCGGCAAAAGCGATGGCGGTTTCGGGGTCCTGGATGTCGCGGGCTTGGGCGATTTCGGACATCAGCAGGTGATATTCGATCAACCAGGCGACGGTGTCGGTTTCGGCGGCGGAGAGGCCAAAGCGCGGACAGAGCTTGCGGGCAATGCGGGCGCCGGCAATGGAGTGATCCTCCGGACGGCCCTTGGCGATGTCGTGGAGGAAGAGCGCCACATAAAGCAGCCGCGTATCGTTGAGCTGAGGCAGCAATTCATGGGTCAGCGGCAGTTCCTGGCGCATGCCGCCATTGGCAATATCGGCCATGACGCCGACCGAGCGGATCAAATGCTCGTCCACCGTATAGTGGTGGTACATGTTGAACTGCATCAGTGCGACGATCTTGCCGAAATCGGGCACGAACTTGCCGAGCACGCCGCTCTCGTTCATCTGCCGCAGGATGCGCTCGACCGAGAGAGGGCTCGTGAGGATGGCGAGGAAATGCTCGTTGGCCTTGGGATCGTTCTGCAAGTGGTTGTCGATCAGGCGCAGCGAGTCGCGGATGACCTTGATAGCGTCGGGATGGAACAGCAGTTCCTCGCGACCAGCGACCAGGAAGGCGCGGATGATGTTGACCGGGTCGCGCTCGAAGACATCAGGGGTCGCAAGATTGAGCCTTCCGGTGTCGACGATAAAGGCGGTCTCGCCCTTGATCCTGCTTTTGCCGGACCGGAACGGAGCGAGCACGCGGCCGACCAGATCCATGTCCTTGGCGTGGTGGAATTCGAGACTGGCGCAGATGATGCGGGTGAGGTCGCCGACATCCTTGGCGACCAGGAAATAGCGCTTCATGAAGCGCTCGACGCCGAGCATGCCGAGGCGCTGGGCATAGCCCATGCGCGAGGCGAGTTCGGGTTGGACGTCGAAGGTCAGTTTTTCGTCGGCGCGGCCGGTGATGTAGTGGAGGTGGCAGCGCACGGCCCAGAGAAAGTCTTCGGCGCGTGAAAAGAGCTTGTACTCGCCCGGATTGAGCACGCCCTTGCCGACCAGCTCCTGCGAAGTTTTGACCTGGTAGAAGTATTTGCCAATCCAGAACAGCGTGTTGAGGTCGCGCAGACCGCCCTTGCCGTCTTTGATATTGGGTTCGACCACATAGCGGGTATTGCCCATCTGCCGGTGCCGCTCATCGCGCTCGGCCATCTTGGCGGCGATGAATTCGGGGCCGGTCTTGGGCATGATCTCGGTTTCGAAGCGATGCACCAGCTGGTCGAAGAGCGTGCGGTCGCCGGTGAGGAAGCGGGCTTCCAGCGTCGCCGTGCGCACCGTCATGTCGGCACGGGCCATGCGAATACATTCATCGACCGAACGGACGGCATGGCCGACCTTCTGGCCAAGATCCCACAGCATATACAGAATATACTCGGTGACCTGCTCGCCCCACGGCGTCTGCTTATAGGGCAGGATGAAGAGGAGATCGATGTCGGAGCCCGGCGCGAGGGTGCCTCTTCCATAGCCGCCGACGGCCGAAAGCGCGATGGCTTCGGCGCCGGAGGGGTTGGTCACCGGATAGACCCGCGTCGTCGCAAAGCGATGAATGGCGGTGATGATTTCGTCCTGCGCGGCGGAAAGGTTTTGCGCGCAGCGGGTGCCCTTGCCGGTTGCCAAAAGCTCGGCCTCGGCATTCTGGCGCGCCGCGGTCAGCGTTTCGCGGAAATGGGCGAGGACAGCCTGGCGGGCAGAGGTGTCCCTGGCCGAACCCTCGCCCACAAGGGCATCGAGCTCGGCAATGATCTGATCTGCGGTCTTGAGCGCGAACTGCGGCTTTTTGGGCCGTGCCTCAGTTTCGGCGAGCGTCATCACGGATTTTCTTCAAGTGGTAAAGCGCCTCAATGGCCTCACGCGGGGTCATCTCATCCGGCCGGATTGTATCCAGCGCTTCGTGAACAACGTCCTTAGCCTTTTCGGCGGGGGCGGGCCGATGGGCAAAGAGCGGGAGATCGTCTAGCACGCTGGCCTTGTCCTTGGAAGACGCCGTGCCGACCGAGCGCTGCTCGAGCACATCAAGAACTTGTTTAGCCCGGGCGATGACCGGATCGGGGAGGCCGGCGAGCCGCGCCACCTGGATGCCATAGGAGCGATCGGCGGCGCCGGGGCCGACTTCGTGGAGGAAGACGACCTCGCCCTCCCATTCGCGCACCTTCATGGTGACATTGGAAACCCGGCTCAGCGTTTTGGCGAGGCTCGTG includes:
- the trpS gene encoding tryptophan--tRNA ligase — translated: MTFTPRVFSGIKPSGDLHLGNYLGAIRRFVPLQDTHETIYCVVDMHAITVWQDPEDLKRWTYEIAAAYIAAGVDPKKSIIFNQSQVVEHAELSWIFNCVARMGWMARMTQFKDKAGENSEQVSLGLFAYPSLMAADILLYKATAVPVGEDQRQHLELTRDIAKKFNHDFKKQIKALSGEDEFFPITETLATGPAMRVKSLKDGGKKMSKSESSDLATIFMMDDADAIAKKIKRATSDAEPLPSEAAGLENRPEAENLVGIYAALSNQNVDQVLAEFGGQGWGKFKPALADLAVASLSPIADEMKRLVADRGEMDRILRDGADRARAIAQPIMADVRNIVGFVR
- the murJ gene encoding murein biosynthesis integral membrane protein MurJ, with translation MSLFRNFLSVGSLTLVSRVAGFARDALMAAVLGTGPAADAFFAAFRFPNLFRRLFAEGAFNTAFVPMFSGALEQQGEDGAKLLAARVMSWLVAMLIVVTIVVEIFMPQIMVAFVPGFVDDQQKFDLTVLLTRIMFPYLACMSLMAAYGAILNTLGRFFAAAFAPVLLNIVNIAVMIPLATFWIMSPADATIWVAIATMAGGVAQLWLVWSAIDRAGFRPRFQLPRFDPEVRRFWVLAIPAILAGGITQINIFVGTIIASGADNAISVLSYADRLYQLPLGIIGIAIGTVLLPELSRHLKGGREAEARASQDQSLFVSMLLTMPAAVALIALAEPIVRVLFERGQFDAIATVQTAQALVAFSTGLPAYVLIRVLQPGFFAREDTITPTLFAGVSVVVNIAISVWLFPTLIHVGIAIATAASAWVNVALLAITLALRGHFRLTRHQWLAQLAIVLISLIMGFALWILADRGAHYLVAGVPLWQQLGVLSVIMLFGFVTYFTLAHISGTQRLGMLFRRLLRSK
- a CDS encoding [protein-PII] uridylyltransferase translates to MTLAETEARPKKPQFALKTADQIIAELDALVGEGSARDTSARQAVLAHFRETLTAARQNAEAELLATGKGTRCAQNLSAAQDEIITAIHRFATTRVYPVTNPSGAEAIALSAVGGYGRGTLAPGSDIDLLFILPYKQTPWGEQVTEYILYMLWDLGQKVGHAVRSVDECIRMARADMTVRTATLEARFLTGDRTLFDQLVHRFETEIMPKTGPEFIAAKMAERDERHRQMGNTRYVVEPNIKDGKGGLRDLNTLFWIGKYFYQVKTSQELVGKGVLNPGEYKLFSRAEDFLWAVRCHLHYITGRADEKLTFDVQPELASRMGYAQRLGMLGVERFMKRYFLVAKDVGDLTRIICASLEFHHAKDMDLVGRVLAPFRSGKSRIKGETAFIVDTGRLNLATPDVFERDPVNIIRAFLVAGREELLFHPDAIKVIRDSLRLIDNHLQNDPKANEHFLAILTSPLSVERILRQMNESGVLGKFVPDFGKIVALMQFNMYHHYTVDEHLIRSVGVMADIANGGMRQELPLTHELLPQLNDTRLLYVALFLHDIAKGRPEDHSIAGARIARKLCPRFGLSAAETDTVAWLIEYHLLMSEIAQARDIQDPETAIAFADVVQSPQRLALLMILTACDIRAVGPGVWTGWKGSLLRALYYATEPLLSGGHSQVSQSDRVEQARRALAATLTTWAPDAIETYIARHYDHYWLRAEPELQTEHARLIRQADSTAQAFAGSIRVKAFEGITEVSFYVPDHPRLLSLIAGACTMQDASIIGAQIFSTRDGYAIDTFRLRRSFTSDEDEKVRATRIIDTVKQLLQGKRSVLIDLGKESRHNRRLKPFALPAQVSVSNAISEKFTVIEVSGLDRIGLLYALTREISDLSLTIGSAHIGTYGEKAVDVFYVTDLTGQKIHVKQRQRKIHDALMGVFERRPVEEKRVANG